In the Methanoculleus taiwanensis genome, CGCCATAACGTACCTGCTCGCTCTCTCGAAGAGGCTAAAAACCGAATACGTAGCCTATGCACTTCCTATCCCACTGCTCTTCTCGCTCGTGTGGGAGAGCGTGGTCGATTTTCGCTTTGCAACGGTGGGTTGGGAAGGGTACCACTTCTGGATTCCACTGGTGCAGTATGTCTGGTATATGCAGTACCATATCTTCCCATTCTGATCCGGGCATTTATTTCCTTCCTGCCGGAACAGTATTAAAAACTAAAACCAACGCCTGTATATTCAGGGGCACGAATAACACCTATCATGCCACGGCCAAATGAGCGGGACAGCGCCATCTCCGAAGTGATCAGCGCCGTCCTCATGGTCGCCATCACCGTCATCATCGCGGCGATCATCGCCTCGCTCATCTTCGGCCTCGCGTGGATACCGGGGTTCGCCGCCAATCCCGTCACCGCCGAGCGGGCGGGCTCCGCCATCACCTTCACGAACCACGGCGGCGGCGGTATCGAGGAACTCCAGGAGATCCGGTGCTGGA is a window encoding:
- a CDS encoding type IV pilin, with protein sequence MPRPNERDSAISEVISAVLMVAITVIIAAIIASLIFGLAWIPGFAANPVTAERAGSAITFTNHGGGGIEELQEIRCWINGTTPGVDHYVILGTAPGSTAVNANASASDDWVIVVGTFHDGTVQILLDRQI